The sequence GGAGATCGCGAACCGCTTCGTGCAACTGGCCGGCGGCACCGACGCGCGGATCGTCGTCATCCCGACAGCGGGCGGGGCCGATTCCTACGGGCCGTCGTTCGGGGGCGTGAGGCCGTTTCAGGCCGCGGGGGTCGAGCACCTCACGGTGCGCCACACGAACGACCGGGACGAGGCGAACAGCGAAGCCTTCACTGCCGCGATCCGGGAGGCGACCGGCGTCTGGTTCACGGGGGGCCGCCAGTGGCGCCTGGTCGATTCCTACGCGGGGACGCGGACCGAGGACGAGTTGTGGGCACTCCTCGAGCGCGGCGGAGTGATCGGTGGCTCGTCGGCCGGCGCGACGATCCAGGGGTCGTACCTGGCGCGCGGCGACACGGCGACGAACACGATCATGATGGGGAGTCACGAGGAAGGGTTCGGCTTCCTGCGCAACACAGCCGTCGACCAGCACCTCCTGTACAGGAACCGGCACTTCGACCTGCTGGAGATCATCGAAGCCCG is a genomic window of Candidatus Palauibacter soopunensis containing:
- a CDS encoding cyanophycinase, which encodes MRTERRAWSVVRALLTVAVAAFGVASMVPAEVEAQEVGPPNGSLVIVGGAMRSPEIANRFVQLAGGTDARIVVIPTAGGADSYGPSFGGVRPFQAAGVEHLTVRHTNDRDEANSEAFTAAIREATGVWFTGGRQWRLVDSYAGTRTEDELWALLERGGVIGGSSAGATIQGSYLARGDTATNTIMMGSHEEGFGFLRNTAVDQHLLYRNRHFDLLEIIEARPELLGIGIDENTAIVVQGDRFEVIGESYVVIYDNQSTLDSGGLFYFLAPGDQYDLAERQAFRPARTLAPLGRVERRPWPTRRPER